CAGCCAACTTTGGAGGAGATGATTCTGCAGTTGGAGATGGAGGAGAAGATGAGCAGGAGGAGCAAGGTAGAAGCGCACAGGATGTCGTGTGTGAGCAGCTGCGACATTCTTAGAAGCGCGAGGAAGGCGCTGGATCAGTATCCGCGATTCTCTCTGGACGGGAAGGACGCCATGTACAGGTCGTCCTTCACGGGGGAGATGGAGGCGGAGAAGAGGCGCAGGCGGCTGCCAGCGGTGGTGGGAGGGGAGAGCGTTATCTGGTGCAAACCCGGGGTGGTGGGAAGGCTCATGGGTCTGGACGCCATGCCGGTCCCCTTGAACACGAACTATAGGAGGGAGAGGCTGAGCGCCATCATGAGGCAGCAGAAGGAGGCGGAGGCCgagcggcggtggcggcggagAGGGGTGGTGGAGTCTTGCTCCAGAGCTGGATATTGTGTTGTCAAACCAAATAGTGAAGGATTGCTTCATCACAAGAGATGGAAAGGATAGTGGTGTTGTTTCATTCGTAATTTTATATCATGCTAACTCAATTCAATAACTAGAGGATGAAATCCAACTTAGTTATTAAGACGTTTCTCTTTTAGTTAGATATCCTatgttcaaattttcttctttgaaaTATCCGGtacttaaataattattgaatttttttaaatattgagagttaatttattaagtaATACTATGACCAAAATTAGTTTTCCGTCGAGACTTTGTTTCCAAATTTCGCAATatattatttagaaatttaattatttattacaaaattaattattataataattaaaaaaaaaagttcaaagaTAATTTGTTAAGAAGAAAGGTTCCCATTGGTAATcgttttttaacaattttgtAGGTATGGTTGGATGGTACTAAtgcatttttgtttattttatatatatgtattgaatCAACGCATTGGGCATTTCCAACTAATTAGTAAATGAGTTATTAAAGTCACACAAAATTAGGTAATATTCTCATTGTTTTTATCGGCTACCAACGAAAGTGCATACTAACCTTTCACAATATTCCACTTGATATCccctatttaaaattagactctatttttcatttaattttttagtaaaatataattatatgctaaattaattatacaaaatcCAGGAaatgacttttttttaaatttttttttataaaaactaattCTTTTTAGTAAGTTGGGCTTTACAATATGTAGAAGATTCCCAATTTTGGGCTGGTTTGGGCTCATTTGTAAAAGATACCGGGCATTTTTTTCCTCATTCAATCAAGTAATCCactaactaaataaaatagggGTGAATCAAATATTCTGTATAGTAGAATTATATCAAATTGAAATCTGCAATTCGATTCagattttttgaaaattttatgacTATATCTAATGCACGCCAAATCAACGATAAATTCAGTTTGTGGCTATAAATAAGAGACCACTATTTAACTTATTCGATGACTATATAATGCTTATTAATGTTATAatgattagtattttataattatatcatgGTATGTGTGTAACACATAATGATTTGTCAAACACATGATAAAGGGAGACACAATCAAATGGAAGAGGATAAATAATATGTCAAAGTAGAGTTTTGGAAGGGCGGGAAACAGTATTTGAACAGTGTGGGTAGAATGCTATTGCTAAGTTCAATCATCCATTGTTGGAATTTCACCCTTAAATAAAGTAGACTTTTGACTCAATTCCAACTATCACTTTTAACATTGACACTTTATGTAAtgcaacatatataaatgatatatCTGCCTCCCTAAAAGAATGTAATTGATCTCTACTTTATATAAAGACATATATGTTGTGATTAAGTATCACTTTTTATGTTAGTTGAAGATAGGTTGTATCTTGTATGTAATGGTATAACACCCTTCTTTTTTATCTGTTAATTTCAActattcaatattattaatgtgtgtgtgattttaaaaaaacaaatcaaggtcCTAATACAATGGCAGATTTAATGAGCCGATTGTCTCCGGACCACCTTCGAGAAAGCCTAATTTTCTCTTAGAATTGTCCAAAAGCACTATGTACATAAGCCTCCTGATTCgtagattttttaaaatctttttaaGGCCTAATTTTTCTGTAGGGTCATCCAGAAACACTATATATGCCTTctaatttgctattttttttaaggtgTTGTTTTAGAATTTGTATTCTTTCAATGTATTGTGAAGTTCTAATTTATATGGTTCATATGTATTGTTACAAAGAACAAGAGAAACTAATATTGGGTTGTTGAGTGGTTGAATTAGACCTTTTTTGCATCTAGAATGATTACTCAAAAGCAAATTGGTCAATATGCATAGATAGTCCAGTCacttttaagaaatatatcaTGATTTGTCATATGTGGATTCGATCTTAACCccacttatttatttacatgcaCATGCACCATAAACATTTCTTTTATGTGTATGACTGTATGtgttatacattttttatataaaagaaaagactCAAATTAACAATGACAGTGAACATGAGTACAAGaccatcaataaaaatttattactacaaaaataaaaaccctaaacaataataaaagcaaaaattcaatttcctaCAAATCCTGAGCTCGATAAAGTCAGAAGCACTCATccaattttttggattttcttaaagcaatttaattactttagaTGAGATAGTAAAGTGGGGACTAAATAGTAAATCCAAACATTTCCCATATAAGAGTagtattaaatactccctatTTAACAAAAGTTCAAATTACTTGGTCTCTCACGTAGTTATAGAATTCAATTAGATCCCTAGTTGTATGAATTTAATGTACTAACATGTTTTCCATTATTGATTACTATTGTGatttatgaacaaaaaaaaggatgaATGGATGTGTTAGAGTGTGTGAATGTATGTCgatttatacttttataaaataatatttaaaaaaacaaaacaaattagtaatacaaaattttcatagttaaataaataagtctatataattaaatgcTTATGTCAAGCTATTGAATCTTAAAATGAAATCCAACTTGTGCAGATATGGAACTGACACAATTCAAGTTGGAGACatcaaaacaataataaaaaaaacaactattACAAAACAAACAAGTACAACCAACCTTACCAGTATCATGACTATCAAACTTATTAAGTTTtaagtttataaaaaaaattctcacttGGAAgttaaagggaaaaaaattgaattcaactttaattattatgaaattcaTATATGTGTACATGTTGCTAAGGAATcacaacattattttatttgaatctCAGTCCagtatttatgaataaaaactaaatcttttttctaaaaaagaaCAAACACGCTCcttaaaataatgaagaaaaagaaaatttgtgtTGTGATCAACAACCTACATGATTCATACATACTTAAATTTTGCAAGATTTTGCACCCTAAATTTGGTAAGCAGTTAGCCATACTTTTACTTATAtaccaaaaacgtaaaatgatcatatgttcaggaccaattttggcatttattcatattaaaaCTATGCAGTTTTGCatgaaaaatggtaaaaaataaaaataaaaaatcttagATAGGCAAAAATAAAGATAGGAAACTGCCAAAGCACTGCTGTGATTCCTTTTCTTTCGTTATTTTTCACTATATGGTAAAAGCAAAAGAAATTCACACTTAAATAAAGCCTGCTTCTTTGGAAACAGATCCTTTTGTATACCTCAACCACTTGCTCCTCCACAATTAAAAAAGGGTCCAATTGTTTTGCCCAAATTGGGAAAAATGAGAATATGCACAATCTTGAATTGGTAAATAAATAGCCATCTGTTGAGATTTTTGAGGCCACcagtaataatttaaaaaaaaaaaaaaaaaaaaagaaaaaaaaaaaaactgaaagcaCACACACTTT
The genomic region above belongs to Salvia hispanica cultivar TCC Black 2014 chromosome 3, UniMelb_Shisp_WGS_1.0, whole genome shotgun sequence and contains:
- the LOC125214191 gene encoding uncharacterized protein LOC125214191 isoform X1, translated to MGLEVEERMKEMPLHLVNNFIGVKMKKGLINLCNGESSTSVLDSRSACLAEGERERERERERGRGRERQPTLEEMILQLEMEEKMSRRSKVEAHRMSCVSSCDILRSARKALDQYPRFSLDGKDAMYRSSFTGEMEAEKRRRRLPAVVGGESVIWCKPGVVGRLMGLDAMPVPLNTNYRRERLSAIMRQQKEAEAERRWRRRGVVESCSRAGYCVVKPNSEGLLHHKRWKG
- the LOC125214191 gene encoding uncharacterized protein LOC125214191 isoform X2 → MKEMPLHLVNNFIGVKMKKGLINLCNGESSTSVLDSRSACLAEGERERERERERGRGRERQPTLEEMILQLEMEEKMSRRSKVEAHRMSCVSSCDILRSARKALDQYPRFSLDGKDAMYRSSFTGEMEAEKRRRRLPAVVGGESVIWCKPGVVGRLMGLDAMPVPLNTNYRRERLSAIMRQQKEAEAERRWRRRGVVESCSRAGYCVVKPNSEGLLHHKRWKG